Proteins encoded together in one Anaerosporomusa subterranea window:
- a CDS encoding SLC13 family permease — translation MELSMAAIMSIVALLIVVIISCINEDLHVGFLAVAFGIIVGGIWGGATGAKVLTYFPVGLFMILVGVTFFFGMAQTNGTMEKLTAYSIRVCKGNTAIVPFVVFVLTTFVTTIGPGNIAGTALMAPVAMAIATRIGMPAFLMTLVVVGAANGAAFSPFAPTGIISNGIIAKMAPQLGMAADSLNSLAWKIHFNSTVAQGVANIGGFFLLGGWAWIKKQRGETLNIDELAPQPEPFDKHQWLTLSLVGILILAIVLPGLPMFKGVFPKTLLNLLSNVGTVAFILAGVMMLTGSGDSKKAIKVMPWGVIMMVCGVTVLIEVMDKAGGLNAFVKMIGAVSNPTTVNAWLALITGVISAYSSSSGVVMPMFLPMVPGLIKEVGGGNPVALISSINIGAHLVDTSPLSTLGALCIACAGDHEDKAKLFRNLLIWGLSMSVVGAVICYVFFGILGL, via the coding sequence ATGGAATTGTCAATGGCTGCAATTATGTCTATTGTCGCATTGCTCATCGTCGTTATCATCAGTTGTATTAATGAAGATTTGCACGTAGGTTTCCTGGCGGTCGCTTTTGGTATCATCGTTGGCGGCATATGGGGTGGGGCTACTGGCGCTAAAGTTTTGACCTACTTCCCGGTTGGTCTGTTCATGATCCTTGTCGGCGTTACGTTCTTTTTCGGTATGGCTCAAACCAATGGTACGATGGAAAAACTAACTGCTTATTCCATTCGTGTTTGTAAAGGCAATACCGCGATTGTTCCGTTTGTTGTCTTTGTATTGACTACTTTTGTTACCACCATTGGACCTGGCAACATCGCCGGTACTGCTCTGATGGCTCCGGTGGCCATGGCTATCGCCACTCGCATCGGTATGCCTGCCTTCCTGATGACTCTGGTCGTTGTCGGCGCTGCTAACGGCGCTGCATTCTCTCCGTTTGCTCCGACCGGTATTATCTCCAACGGCATTATTGCCAAAATGGCTCCCCAACTCGGTATGGCTGCTGATTCGCTCAACAGTCTAGCCTGGAAAATTCACTTCAATTCTACTGTAGCGCAAGGTGTTGCCAATATTGGCGGCTTCTTCCTACTTGGCGGCTGGGCCTGGATTAAGAAACAACGCGGCGAAACGTTGAACATTGACGAACTCGCTCCGCAACCCGAACCGTTTGACAAACACCAATGGCTGACCCTATCTTTGGTAGGTATATTGATTCTCGCTATCGTTCTGCCAGGTCTGCCTATGTTCAAAGGCGTATTCCCCAAGACCCTGCTTAACCTGCTCTCTAACGTTGGCACGGTAGCATTTATTCTCGCAGGTGTGATGATGCTGACTGGCTCTGGCGACTCTAAGAAAGCCATTAAAGTAATGCCATGGGGCGTTATCATGATGGTTTGCGGCGTTACCGTTCTCATCGAAGTTATGGACAAAGCCGGCGGCCTGAATGCCTTCGTTAAAATGATTGGTGCGGTTTCGAATCCGACCACTGTTAACGCTTGGCTGGCTTTGATCACTGGTGTCATTTCCGCTTACTCCAGCTCCTCCGGCGTTGTTATGCCGATGTTCCTGCCGATGGTTCCTGGTTTGATCAAAGAAGTCGGCGGCGGCAACCCTGTTGCTCTGATTTCCTCGATCAACATCGGTGCACACTTGGTTGACACCTCGCCGTTGTCCACTCTCGGCGCTCTTTGTATCGCTTGCGCTGGTGACCACGAAGACAAAGCCAAGCTATTCCGCAACCTCTTAATCTGGGGTCTGTCGATGTCCGTAGTTGGCGCGGTTATCTGCTACGTCTTCTTTGGTATCCTGGGACTGTAA
- a CDS encoding SLC13 family permease: MVQGLINIGGFFLLGGWAWIQKQRGATLDIDEIAPQPEPFNKHQWLTLAMVGILILLVVLPGLPGMKGMFPKVVLNMLSNVGSIAFVLSCVLMLTGSGDSKAAVKVMPWGVIMMVCGVSVLIDVMDQAGGLNAMVKMIGALSSPTSVVLCILWSVRFLA; the protein is encoded by the coding sequence ATGGTTCAAGGGCTTATCAATATCGGCGGTTTCTTCCTGCTTGGTGGCTGGGCTTGGATTCAAAAACAGCGTGGCGCCACCCTCGATATTGATGAAATCGCGCCACAGCCTGAACCGTTCAACAAGCATCAATGGCTGACTCTCGCTATGGTAGGGATATTGATTCTTCTCGTTGTTCTACCTGGTCTGCCAGGGATGAAGGGAATGTTCCCGAAAGTTGTTCTGAACATGCTGTCAAACGTTGGCTCGATCGCTTTTGTGCTTTCCTGCGTGTTGATGCTCACTGGTTCCGGCGACAGCAAAGCGGCTGTTAAAGTAATGCCTTGGGGCGTTATCATGATGGTTTGCGGCGTGTCTGTATTGATCGATGTTATGGACCAGGCCGGTGGTCTGAACGCAATGGTTAAAATGATCGGCGCCTTATCTAGTCCTACGAGCGTTGTGCTATGTATTCTTTGGTCTGTTAGGTTTCTAGCCTAA